In Vagococcus hydrophili, one DNA window encodes the following:
- a CDS encoding PTS system mannose/fructose/N-acetylgalactosamine-transporter subunit IIB: protein MITQVRVDDRLIHGQVAVVWTKELNAPLLVVANDEAAKNNVMQMTLKMAVPNGMKLLIRSVADAIELFNDPRGKDKRIFVIVNSVSDANKIAQNVTDLDAVNVANAGRFDKSDPATKQMVFPSVQLNPEEILAAKELASLERVKSYNQVLPTNPQIDLKETISKF, encoded by the coding sequence ATGATTACACAAGTTAGAGTTGATGACAGATTAATCCACGGACAAGTTGCAGTTGTTTGGACCAAAGAATTAAACGCCCCACTTTTAGTTGTAGCAAATGACGAGGCAGCTAAAAATAATGTGATGCAAATGACATTAAAAATGGCTGTTCCTAATGGGATGAAGTTATTAATTCGTTCAGTTGCGGATGCTATTGAATTGTTTAATGACCCTAGAGGAAAAGATAAACGAATTTTTGTTATTGTAAACAGTGTTTCTGATGCCAATAAAATTGCTCAAAATGTGACAGATTTGGATGCAGTCAATGTAGCTAATGCAGGTCGCTTTGATAAATCAGATCCAGCAACGAAACAAATGGTCTTTCCAAGTGTTCAGTTAAATCCAGAAGAGATTTTGGCAGCTAAAGAGTTGGCTTCCTTAGAAAGAGTCAAAAGTTATAACCAAGTGTTACCAACGAATCCACAAATTGATTTAAAAGAAACAATAAGCAAATTTTAA
- a CDS encoding peptide ABC transporter substrate-binding protein, whose protein sequence is MRKSSFYLILISSIFILTACTTTKTKEKESEEVAKINVIQELNTIDPSFSVDVNSNIVLNNIYEGLYRLDMENQPIPAGAKALPEISEDGLIYVIKLNPEAVWSNGKKITADDYIYALKRSITSKDAPQNNYFYDNIKNGHEVLEKKKSVEELGIKKIDDMTLQFELSEATPYFTAMLAMPVFFPLNQEFIEEKGDDFATTSENALYNGPFVLSEFKGAGTSSNWVYLKNETYWDKEEVKLDKIKFDVVKETTTNVNLFENGQTDEVSVLGEYAKNKKEDPQFVQEKTTQTVFLGYNHTKEFYQNAKIRQAISLLINREELAHNILGNGVEPATGLIFEHLAVNPKTGEDFTKNRPSLLATDVDKAKQLWLEGKKELGLEETEKVTIQLITFENEDMAKTAEYLQGVITENLEGAKVEINSYPVSVFMDNANKQAFDLYLVSWGADYADPNAMLQLFKSDSGSNWGKYQQPKYDNLLSEAKKNSLVPEKRWQNLIDAENLLMKEQGITPIYSSNPTYLRSTELKNVKFHNVGPRFEYKYAELKK, encoded by the coding sequence GTGAGAAAAAGCAGTTTTTATCTAATTCTAATAAGTTCTATTTTTATTTTAACAGCCTGTACGACAACCAAAACTAAAGAGAAAGAAAGTGAAGAAGTCGCTAAAATAAATGTTATTCAGGAGTTAAATACAATAGACCCATCCTTTTCTGTGGATGTTAATAGTAACATTGTGTTAAATAATATTTATGAAGGTTTGTACCGATTAGATATGGAAAATCAGCCAATACCTGCTGGCGCGAAGGCGTTACCGGAAATTAGTGAAGATGGCTTGATTTATGTGATAAAGTTAAACCCAGAAGCTGTTTGGTCAAATGGTAAAAAAATAACAGCAGATGATTATATATATGCACTAAAAAGATCGATTACCTCAAAAGACGCCCCGCAAAACAATTATTTTTATGACAACATTAAAAATGGTCATGAGGTTTTAGAAAAAAAGAAATCAGTTGAAGAGTTAGGGATTAAAAAAATTGATGATATGACACTTCAATTTGAGTTATCTGAAGCGACTCCTTATTTTACAGCAATGTTAGCAATGCCTGTTTTTTTTCCGTTAAATCAAGAATTTATTGAGGAGAAGGGAGATGATTTTGCGACAACGAGTGAAAACGCCCTTTACAATGGCCCGTTTGTTCTAAGTGAATTTAAAGGCGCTGGAACGAGTAGTAACTGGGTGTATCTTAAAAATGAAACCTATTGGGATAAAGAAGAAGTGAAGTTAGACAAAATAAAGTTTGATGTGGTCAAAGAAACAACAACTAATGTCAATTTATTTGAGAACGGGCAAACAGATGAGGTGAGTGTTTTAGGTGAATATGCTAAAAATAAAAAAGAGGATCCTCAATTTGTTCAAGAGAAGACGACTCAAACGGTTTTTCTTGGTTATAATCACACCAAAGAATTCTATCAAAATGCTAAAATTAGGCAAGCAATCTCTTTACTAATTAACCGAGAAGAATTAGCTCACAATATTTTAGGGAATGGCGTGGAACCAGCAACAGGTTTAATCTTCGAACACTTAGCGGTTAATCCTAAAACGGGAGAAGATTTCACTAAAAATCGCCCGTCATTACTGGCAACAGATGTAGATAAAGCGAAGCAACTTTGGTTAGAAGGAAAGAAAGAATTAGGTTTAGAAGAAACTGAAAAAGTAACAATTCAGTTAATTACATTTGAAAATGAAGATATGGCAAAAACAGCAGAATACTTACAAGGTGTGATCACTGAAAATTTAGAAGGAGCTAAAGTTGAAATTAATTCATACCCAGTGTCTGTTTTTATGGACAATGCGAATAAACAAGCTTTTGATTTATATCTTGTTAGTTGGGGAGCGGATTATGCTGATCCTAATGCCATGTTGCAATTATTCAAATCGGATTCAGGTAGTAATTGGGGGAAATATCAACAACCAAAATATGATAACTTACTTTCAGAAGCTAAGAAAAATAGTTTAGTGCCAGAAAAGAGATGGCAAAATCTAATAGATGCTGAAAATTTACTCATGAAAGAACAAGGAATCACCCCTATCTACAGTTCAAATCCAACCTATCTAAGAAGTACGGAGTTAAAAAATGTCAAATTCCATAACGTGGGCCCAAGATTTGAATATAAATATGCTGAATTAAAAAAATAG
- a CDS encoding GNAT family N-acetyltransferase — protein sequence MDITVTYDNQKNGENIKALVLESFHNKFKQSHFTNTEIIQLSSKFWQLPNKESSNIQYIAETEHHIAGSLLLKRNNESDTTMKEFVSLFFKYSPLKILKLLTIFSILEHHVEQNEVYIDYVVVDQTFRGQGIGHQLINQAKNTVHEHEYLSLYVAESNIGAIKLYRNLGFKIVSAKNSFFRKLFLNETGWYYMTWRPDN from the coding sequence ATGGACATTACTGTTACTTACGATAATCAAAAAAATGGGGAGAATATAAAAGCACTTGTTTTAGAAAGTTTTCATAACAAATTTAAACAAAGTCATTTTACAAATACTGAAATTATTCAACTTTCCAGTAAATTTTGGCAACTTCCTAATAAGGAAAGTTCTAATATTCAATATATCGCAGAAACTGAGCATCACATTGCCGGTTCCCTCCTTCTCAAACGAAATAATGAGAGTGATACGACGATGAAAGAGTTTGTTTCCTTATTCTTTAAATATTCTCCATTGAAAATACTAAAGCTATTAACTATTTTTAGCATTTTAGAACATCACGTTGAACAAAATGAAGTTTATATTGACTATGTGGTGGTTGATCAAACCTTTAGAGGACAAGGAATTGGGCATCAATTGATTAATCAAGCGAAAAATACGGTTCATGAGCACGAATACCTCTCTCTTTATGTGGCAGAATCAAATATTGGAGCAATTAAACTATATAGAAATCTGGGCTTTAAGATTGTATCAGCAAAAAACAGTTTTTTTAGAAAATTATTTTTAAACGAGACAGGTTGGTACTATATGACTTGGAGACCTGACAATTAA
- a CDS encoding transglycosylase domain-containing protein — protein MTQPSNNNNQPPIPPTPDNENISRTINSENQEQPKKTFSFSLNVFYRVMRSIFLIFVLIASGLGFLGLGVGFGYFASLVSDLNVPGKEELSQKINDLEQQSKILYSNGELVSVIKSDLIRTSVKSEDISPFVKKALVSTEDENFYDHKGIVPKAIIRATASDILGVGGSSGGSTITQQLIKQQVLTSETSYKRKSSEILLAARTEKFFSKEEILNSYLNVSPFGRNNHGENIAGIEEAALGIFGVHAKDVSLPQAAFLAGLPQSPIEYSPYTNTATFKENFDAGLNRKNDVLFNMYREKMINEKEYQEAKDYDLAKDFIQPEPPLSNNSGYLYDYLVNEAATKIMPTYYEKDGLSAKDIAESKDLNDKYLEISKRELRQNGYTVHSSIDKNVHNSMQEAVAQYGYVLDDGRDMTLETGSVLMDNKTGRIYGFIGGRDYSKNQYNHAFQMNRQPGSTIKPIIAYAPAIDVGLIGSESMLSDYPKKYKSGQVINNYSDKGSNSFKSVRESLKWSLNIPVVNLYGELGNEVNPKEYFDKMNIKGISAEEFGYESIPLGGTSTGISVFEETVAYATLANKGVYNEGYAIDKITDNSGKIIYEHKKDPVQVFKPSTASIMNDMMKDVINSGTGQQAKDTFNSIGSPLAKADWAGKTGTTDDMKDYWFTASNPSVTMSSWIGYDQPTIMYDTWNKQNMVYWSYITNYVYQQNPDIFGIDEKFSLDSSVKKEKVVDFTGQKEGSFNTEGYNMNLRGSKTKTSLYSEGSSPKDSSFRFGIGGTDDNYKDAWNSYFKPQNTKKKR, from the coding sequence TTGACACAACCTAGCAACAACAACAATCAACCGCCTATCCCTCCAACTCCTGATAACGAAAATATATCAAGAACAATCAACTCTGAAAATCAAGAGCAACCAAAGAAAACTTTCTCGTTTTCTCTAAACGTCTTTTACCGAGTGATGCGTTCCATTTTTTTAATTTTCGTTCTGATAGCTTCAGGATTAGGTTTTCTTGGCTTAGGTGTTGGCTTTGGCTACTTTGCTTCTCTGGTTTCAGACTTAAATGTGCCAGGTAAAGAAGAGCTCTCGCAAAAGATTAATGACTTAGAACAACAATCCAAGATTTTATATTCTAATGGAGAACTTGTTTCAGTCATTAAATCAGATTTAATTCGGACATCTGTTAAATCTGAAGATATTTCGCCTTTTGTAAAAAAAGCCCTTGTTTCTACAGAGGATGAAAATTTTTACGATCATAAAGGAATTGTTCCTAAAGCTATTATTCGTGCAACCGCCTCTGATATTCTTGGCGTTGGTGGTAGTTCTGGTGGTTCAACCATCACTCAACAATTGATTAAACAACAAGTATTAACGAGTGAAACATCCTACAAACGTAAATCTTCTGAAATATTACTCGCAGCAAGAACCGAAAAATTCTTTTCAAAGGAAGAAATTTTAAATTCTTACTTAAATGTCTCTCCTTTTGGACGAAATAACCACGGAGAAAACATCGCTGGTATTGAAGAAGCTGCATTAGGTATTTTTGGTGTTCATGCCAAAGATGTCTCCTTACCACAAGCTGCCTTTTTAGCAGGGTTACCTCAAAGTCCAATTGAGTACTCACCCTATACAAATACAGCTACCTTTAAGGAAAATTTTGATGCAGGTCTTAATCGAAAAAATGACGTTCTTTTTAACATGTATCGTGAGAAAATGATTAATGAAAAAGAGTATCAAGAAGCCAAAGATTATGACTTAGCAAAAGATTTTATTCAACCAGAACCACCATTAAGTAATAACAGTGGTTACTTGTATGATTATTTAGTCAATGAAGCTGCAACAAAAATTATGCCAACCTATTATGAAAAAGATGGGCTAAGCGCTAAAGATATTGCAGAATCAAAAGATTTAAATGATAAATATCTTGAAATTTCTAAAAGAGAATTGCGCCAAAATGGTTACACTGTTCACAGTTCTATTGATAAAAATGTCCATAATTCAATGCAAGAAGCTGTTGCTCAATACGGGTACGTTTTAGATGACGGACGGGACATGACCTTAGAAACAGGTAGTGTTTTAATGGACAATAAAACGGGACGTATTTACGGATTTATTGGTGGACGTGATTACAGTAAAAATCAATATAATCATGCGTTCCAAATGAATCGCCAACCAGGTTCAACGATCAAACCAATCATTGCTTACGCGCCTGCGATTGATGTGGGTCTAATTGGCTCAGAATCAATGCTTTCAGATTATCCAAAGAAATATAAAAGTGGTCAAGTCATTAATAACTATTCAGATAAAGGAAGTAATTCTTTCAAATCAGTTAGAGAATCATTGAAATGGTCCCTTAATATCCCTGTGGTTAATCTTTATGGCGAATTAGGTAATGAAGTTAACCCTAAAGAGTATTTCGATAAAATGAATATAAAAGGCATTAGTGCAGAGGAATTTGGATACGAGTCAATCCCCTTGGGTGGAACATCAACCGGAATTTCTGTTTTTGAGGAAACTGTTGCTTATGCTACTCTAGCCAATAAAGGTGTTTATAACGAAGGTTACGCCATTGATAAGATTACGGACAACAGTGGCAAAATTATCTACGAACACAAAAAAGACCCTGTTCAAGTCTTCAAACCTTCCACTGCAAGTATTATGAATGATATGATGAAAGACGTCATTAATTCGGGGACTGGGCAACAAGCAAAAGATACCTTCAATAGTATTGGGTCTCCCTTAGCTAAAGCTGATTGGGCAGGAAAAACAGGAACGACCGATGACATGAAAGATTACTGGTTTACTGCTTCTAATCCTTCTGTGACGATGAGTAGCTGGATTGGATACGATCAACCGACTATCATGTATGACACGTGGAATAAACAGAATATGGTTTACTGGTCTTACATTACTAACTATGTCTATCAACAAAATCCAGACATCTTTGGTATCGACGAAAAATTCTCTCTAGATTCTAGCGTCAAGAAAGAAAAAGTAGTTGATTTTACTGGTCAAAAAGAAGGTAGTTTCAATACAGAAGGTTATAACATGAATCTTCGTGGTTCTAAAACAAAAACAAGTCTTTACTCTGAAGGAAGCAGTCCTAAAGACAGCTCCTTTAGATTTGGTATTGGTGGAACAGATGATAACTATAAGGATGCTTGGAATTCTTACTTTAAGCCGCAAAACACGAAAAAGAAACGATAA
- a CDS encoding PTS mannose/fructose/sorbose/N-acetylgalactosamine transporter subunit IIC — translation MLMNASMAALAVFICFAGNYLTGQSMMERPLVVGLVTGMLLGDMKTGVLMGAALEAVFLGNVNIGGVIAAEPVTATTLATTFAIISNIDQKAAMTLAVPIGMLAAFVVMFLKNVFMNIFAPMLDKAARENNQKMIVTLHYGTWVIYYLIIASISFIGILAGSGPVNTFVENIPERLMNGLSAAGGLLPAVGFAMLMKLLWDKKLSVFYILGFVLTAYLNLPAVAVAVLGVVICVVSAQRDLQIQEIPSSGVKTAASGTVSKQDEEEDFFA, via the coding sequence ATGTTAATGAATGCATCCATGGCAGCTTTAGCTGTATTTATCTGTTTTGCGGGAAACTACTTAACAGGTCAAAGTATGATGGAAAGACCACTTGTTGTTGGTCTTGTGACAGGTATGCTTTTAGGAGATATGAAAACAGGGGTTTTAATGGGGGCAGCGCTAGAAGCTGTGTTCTTAGGAAATGTTAATATTGGTGGTGTGATTGCTGCAGAACCAGTAACAGCAACAACTTTAGCAACAACGTTTGCCATTATTTCAAATATTGATCAAAAAGCCGCCATGACTTTGGCTGTGCCAATCGGAATGTTAGCAGCTTTTGTCGTAATGTTTTTAAAAAATGTTTTTATGAATATTTTTGCACCAATGCTTGATAAAGCAGCACGTGAAAACAATCAAAAAATGATTGTGACGCTTCATTATGGAACGTGGGTAATCTATTACCTAATCATTGCTTCTATTTCATTTATCGGAATTTTAGCAGGAAGTGGTCCAGTTAACACCTTTGTTGAAAATATTCCAGAACGTTTGATGAATGGTTTAAGTGCAGCAGGAGGATTACTTCCAGCCGTAGGTTTTGCTATGTTAATGAAATTATTATGGGATAAAAAATTATCAGTCTTTTATATTTTAGGCTTTGTTCTAACAGCTTATTTAAATTTACCAGCTGTTGCAGTGGCTGTTTTAGGTGTAGTTATTTGTGTAGTCAGCGCTCAACGTGATTTACAAATTCAAGAAATTCCTTCAAGTGGTGTAAAAACAGCAGCAAGTGGAACGGTATCTAAACAAGATGAAGAGGAGGACTTTTTCGCATGA
- a CDS encoding PTS system mannose/fructose/sorbose family transporter subunit IID encodes MKFQENLNKEEKKMMRSVFWRSWTMNASRTGATQYHAVGVIYTLLPVINRFYKTDEERAEAIVRHTTWFNATMHINNFIMGLVASMEKQNSEDETFDDSSITAVKASLMGPISGIGDSFFWGILRVIAAGIGISLAATGSPMGAIVFLLLYNIPAFLIHYYALYSGYSVGASFIQKMYESGGMKILTKASSMLGLMMMGSMTASNVKFKTILEVSVKGSKEAMKMQVYLDQLFIGLIPLIVTLGAFWLLRKKVNVNVVMFGIMFLGIILGLLGIC; translated from the coding sequence ATGAAATTCCAAGAAAATTTAAACAAAGAAGAAAAGAAAATGATGCGTTCTGTATTTTGGCGCTCATGGACAATGAACGCTAGTCGTACAGGAGCAACACAATATCATGCGGTGGGAGTTATTTATACGTTACTGCCAGTTATCAATCGTTTTTATAAAACAGATGAAGAGCGCGCTGAGGCCATTGTGCGACATACAACATGGTTTAATGCCACAATGCACATTAATAACTTTATTATGGGACTAGTTGCGTCAATGGAGAAACAAAACAGTGAAGATGAAACTTTTGATGATAGTTCAATCACTGCCGTTAAAGCGTCTTTAATGGGTCCAATTTCAGGTATTGGCGATTCGTTCTTTTGGGGTATTTTAAGAGTTATCGCTGCAGGTATTGGGATTTCTTTAGCGGCTACAGGCTCACCTATGGGCGCGATTGTTTTCTTATTACTATATAATATTCCAGCCTTTTTAATTCACTACTACGCTCTTTATAGTGGGTATTCAGTTGGTGCTAGTTTCATTCAGAAAATGTATGAATCTGGAGGAATGAAAATTTTAACGAAAGCTTCTAGTATGCTTGGTTTAATGATGATGGGTAGTATGACAGCTTCAAACGTTAAATTCAAAACAATTTTAGAAGTAAGTGTTAAAGGCAGTAAAGAAGCCATGAAGATGCAAGTCTACTTAGATCAATTGTTTATTGGTCTGATCCCGTTAATTGTTACCTTGGGTGCGTTTTGGTTACTACGTAAAAAAGTCAATGTTAATGTGGTTATGTTTGGTATTATGTTCTTAGGAATTATTTTAGGTCTATTAGGTATTTGTTAA
- a CDS encoding YneF family protein — translation MNTGLVILFIVIALLVGAVGGFFFAKKTFEDQLEKNPPVNEDMLRMMMAQMGQKPSEKKIRQMMQNMKPQNTKKKK, via the coding sequence ATGAATACAGGATTAGTTATATTATTCATTGTTATTGCATTGTTAGTCGGTGCAGTAGGTGGATTCTTTTTCGCTAAAAAAACATTCGAAGATCAATTAGAGAAAAATCCTCCAGTTAATGAGGATATGTTACGTATGATGATGGCTCAAATGGGACAAAAACCATCTGAGAAGAAAATCCGTCAAATGATGCAAAATATGAAACCTCAAAATACTAAAAAGAAAAAATAG
- a CDS encoding sigma 54-interacting transcriptional regulator: protein MKKETHDLILKILENEKEGLTTTEIAKALDLSRSATSLYLNKLLEKREIDQKGSRPVLWQSIGLSQTEIKDVFQQYIGYDGSAREAIEKCKAAILYPPIGLPLLLCGPSGVGKSFLAKIIFDYLKEHRKEEAKTFITFNCADYANNPELLSSILFGHTKGAFTGAENDKKGLLLQANGGVLFLDEVHRLSKENQEKLFQFMDSGKFRPVGEESKVVSSQVRLLFATTEEPKEVLLPTFYRRISVVVNLPALHERSILERISLVNHLFMRESLRLNCDLKIESKIFKQLLDQQIPGNVGSLINEIQMYCADALRKSTTPEVLEISEGKQTEFTMISYQAHQSSRKIDYMSQLNDAFTSLMNSETAVIDLKEELLQFDTHFLEGNFHVENDVLGNQLMLQISQNNQQIINDPQLTCRSVKSIIRFLQINQNSLSIKTLEELKRKVTKEYPRTALFAHYVTEKVSSEIKLFVEVMLSVLLIDKISEDIRYHALLVAHGDTTASSIRGVANKLCGEYIFDAINMPLTSSIRDVVAQVKIWLSERDTSEGVIMLVDMGSLTHLYKSLKPQILGELLVINNLTTSYALEIGQQLVNGQMFYDVAKHAEKTFQTNVQYFEGFSVEKNIIISSISGHDISKKLKAICEKNFNPDIKIITLNFNELRNILDRASNEQDYLKETSLILTTSYLDNQTDVPSVNLLDVLDEDAEKQLDITFKNLIHPNNVANILNEFIHFFSKEGLSEKLEFLNPDVIIKQVENTTEKCEKRFNLQLSAKMKFNFTMHLALMIERMMLGDTDYPVPGNLSELKLNNKFFYQNMKDILYILEQFYRIQISDWELFVLYEILNA, encoded by the coding sequence ATGAAAAAAGAAACCCATGACCTAATATTAAAAATACTGGAAAATGAAAAAGAAGGTCTGACAACAACAGAAATAGCAAAGGCACTTGATTTAAGTCGTTCAGCTACTAGTTTGTATTTAAATAAATTACTAGAAAAAAGAGAAATTGATCAAAAAGGAAGTCGCCCTGTTTTATGGCAATCCATTGGTTTAAGTCAAACAGAGATTAAAGATGTTTTTCAACAATACATCGGCTATGACGGAAGTGCTCGTGAAGCGATAGAAAAATGTAAAGCAGCAATTTTGTATCCTCCCATTGGCTTACCTTTGTTATTGTGTGGTCCAAGTGGTGTGGGAAAAAGTTTTTTAGCAAAAATTATTTTTGATTACTTGAAGGAGCACAGAAAAGAAGAAGCGAAGACTTTTATTACATTTAACTGTGCAGATTACGCGAATAATCCAGAGTTATTATCATCGATTTTATTTGGACACACAAAAGGTGCGTTTACAGGAGCCGAAAATGATAAAAAAGGCCTATTGCTTCAAGCAAATGGCGGCGTCTTATTTTTAGATGAAGTTCACCGATTATCAAAAGAAAATCAAGAAAAACTGTTCCAATTTATGGATAGTGGTAAATTCAGACCGGTGGGTGAAGAAAGCAAAGTTGTCTCTAGCCAAGTTCGTCTGTTATTTGCAACAACGGAAGAACCAAAAGAAGTCTTATTGCCCACTTTTTACCGACGGATTTCAGTGGTTGTTAATCTACCTGCCCTTCATGAACGGTCTATTTTGGAGCGAATATCTTTAGTTAATCATTTATTTATGAGAGAATCACTGCGTTTAAATTGTGATTTAAAAATTGAGAGTAAAATTTTTAAGCAATTATTAGATCAACAAATTCCGGGAAATGTAGGAAGTTTGATTAATGAAATTCAAATGTACTGTGCAGATGCTTTAAGAAAAAGTACCACTCCGGAGGTCTTAGAAATAAGTGAAGGAAAACAAACGGAATTTACGATGATTTCTTATCAAGCACATCAAAGTAGTCGTAAAATTGATTACATGAGTCAATTAAATGATGCGTTTACCTCATTAATGAATAGCGAAACAGCTGTCATTGATTTGAAGGAGGAACTCTTACAATTTGATACTCATTTTTTAGAAGGCAATTTTCATGTGGAAAATGATGTCTTAGGCAATCAGTTAATGCTTCAAATAAGTCAGAACAATCAACAAATAATTAATGACCCACAGTTAACTTGTCGTAGTGTCAAAAGTATTATTCGGTTTCTTCAAATTAATCAAAATTCTTTGTCGATTAAAACTCTTGAGGAGCTCAAAAGAAAAGTCACGAAGGAATATCCCCGAACAGCCTTATTTGCTCATTATGTGACAGAAAAAGTATCGTCTGAAATCAAGTTATTTGTGGAAGTTATGTTAAGCGTGTTGCTTATTGACAAGATATCTGAGGACATTAGATATCACGCCTTACTTGTTGCTCACGGAGATACCACAGCCTCAAGCATTCGAGGAGTTGCTAATAAGTTGTGTGGGGAATATATTTTTGACGCAATCAATATGCCTTTAACCTCATCAATTAGAGATGTGGTGGCTCAGGTGAAAATTTGGCTTTCGGAAAGAGATACTTCAGAGGGCGTTATTATGTTGGTAGATATGGGATCGTTAACTCATTTATACAAAAGTTTGAAACCACAAATACTAGGTGAGTTACTTGTAATCAATAACTTGACCACGTCGTACGCCCTTGAGATTGGACAGCAGTTGGTTAACGGTCAAATGTTCTATGATGTAGCTAAACACGCAGAAAAAACCTTTCAAACCAACGTTCAATATTTTGAAGGTTTTTCGGTTGAAAAAAATATTATCATCTCAAGTATCTCTGGACATGATATATCTAAAAAATTAAAAGCAATTTGTGAGAAGAACTTTAATCCTGATATAAAAATTATTACGCTGAATTTTAATGAACTTAGAAACATTTTAGATCGGGCCAGTAATGAGCAGGATTATTTGAAGGAAACTTCTCTCATCCTAACAACTTCTTATTTAGATAATCAAACAGATGTTCCAAGTGTCAATTTACTTGATGTTTTAGATGAAGATGCAGAAAAACAATTGGATATAACCTTTAAAAATTTGATTCATCCAAATAATGTGGCAAATATTTTAAATGAGTTTATTCATTTCTTTTCAAAAGAAGGTTTGTCTGAAAAATTAGAGTTTTTAAACCCTGATGTGATTATTAAGCAAGTTGAAAATACCACTGAAAAATGTGAGAAACGCTTTAATTTACAATTAAGCGCAAAAATGAAATTTAATTTTACCATGCATTTGGCGTTAATGATTGAGCGAATGATGCTAGGTGACACAGATTATCCTGTGCCAGGTAATTTATCAGAGCTTAAACTAAATAATAAGTTCTTTTATCAAAATATGAAGGACATCCTTTATATTTTGGAACAGTTTTACCGAATTCAAATATCAGATTGGGAATTATTTGTTTTATATGAAATATTAAATGCTTAA
- a CDS encoding deoxyribonuclease IV — translation MLLGSHVSMNGKAMLLGSAESAVSYGANTFMIYTGAPQNTRRKPVEELNIENGLAFMAENNLDIKDIVVHAPYIINLGNTIKPQNFGFAVDFLRQEIERVEAIGATQITLHPGAHVGEGAEKGINQIIKGLNEVLRQDQVPQIALETMAGKGTEIGRSFEELAQIIDGVTHNDKLSVTLDTCHINDAGYNIREDFDGVLEEFDKIIGLDRLKVIHVNDSKNPQGSHKDRHANIGFGTIGFDALSYVVHHPQLENLPKILETPYVGEDKKTAKAPYAFEIAMLKEKKFNPDLLDLITNS, via the coding sequence ATGTTATTAGGATCACACGTAAGCATGAATGGTAAGGCAATGTTATTAGGTTCTGCAGAATCAGCTGTTAGTTACGGCGCTAATACCTTTATGATTTATACAGGAGCACCACAAAACACAAGAAGAAAGCCTGTCGAAGAACTAAATATTGAAAATGGCTTAGCGTTTATGGCTGAAAACAATTTGGATATTAAAGATATTGTGGTTCATGCCCCTTATATTATAAATTTAGGTAATACGATTAAACCTCAAAATTTTGGTTTTGCTGTGGATTTTCTACGTCAAGAAATTGAACGCGTGGAGGCTATTGGTGCCACTCAAATCACTCTTCATCCAGGAGCTCATGTGGGCGAAGGAGCAGAAAAAGGGATTAATCAAATTATCAAAGGTTTGAATGAAGTCTTAAGACAAGATCAAGTTCCTCAAATTGCCTTAGAAACTATGGCTGGTAAAGGAACTGAAATTGGTCGTTCTTTTGAAGAGTTGGCTCAAATTATCGATGGTGTTACACACAATGACAAGTTATCTGTAACATTAGATACGTGTCATATCAATGATGCTGGCTATAATATACGTGAAGACTTTGATGGCGTTTTAGAAGAGTTTGATAAAATTATTGGTCTTGACCGCTTAAAAGTGATTCATGTGAATGACTCAAAAAATCCGCAAGGTTCTCATAAAGACCGTCATGCAAATATCGGTTTTGGAACGATTGGATTTGATGCCTTAAGTTATGTGGTTCATCATCCACAATTAGAAAACTTGCCAAAAATTTTAGAAACACCTTATGTCGGTGAAGATAAGAAAACAGCGAAAGCGCCTTATGCTTTTGAAATCGCGATGTTAAAAGAAAAGAAATTCAATCCTGATTTACTAGATTTAATTACAAATAGTTAA